In Arcobacter ellisii, a genomic segment contains:
- a CDS encoding CNNM domain-containing protein yields MTLLFTYLFVALLVSFLCSVLEAVLLSSTSSYIESLSKKENPSNAVEMLKDLKSNIDKPISSILILNTFAHTMGAAGVGAQAQILFGQEMETLIAVLLTLAILYFSEIIPKTIGAVYWKKLLIPSAYLIKFFIKITYPLVWLSMFITNLISKGKKNESNFSRDEIMAAVTMGEKEGSILSKESALIENLFKLKNIKTHDIMTPRSVVFALKSSVTVEEAIEDDKMYIHSRIPVYDETIDDVIGVVFNQTILEESVEERDDTIIRDIMVPVHKISENVPVSSLIDQFVNRKTHLFIVEDNYGQTSGVVTLEDAIETLLGVEIVDEMDEVEDMQVLAKNRCKIQNKMFIDKKRIEKKLDLHKQA; encoded by the coding sequence ATGACCCTTTTGTTTACTTATCTTTTCGTTGCTTTATTAGTCTCTTTTTTATGTTCAGTGTTAGAAGCTGTTTTACTTTCAAGTACATCTTCATATATTGAATCATTATCTAAAAAAGAAAATCCATCAAATGCTGTTGAAATGTTAAAAGATTTAAAATCAAATATTGATAAACCAATATCTTCTATTTTGATATTAAATACATTTGCACATACAATGGGTGCTGCTGGTGTTGGAGCACAAGCTCAAATACTTTTTGGTCAAGAAATGGAAACTTTAATTGCTGTTTTATTAACATTGGCAATTTTATATTTTTCTGAAATCATTCCAAAAACAATTGGTGCAGTATATTGGAAAAAACTTTTAATTCCTTCTGCTTATTTGATTAAATTTTTTATAAAAATTACATATCCATTAGTTTGGTTATCTATGTTTATTACTAATTTAATATCAAAAGGTAAAAAAAATGAGTCAAACTTCTCAAGAGATGAAATTATGGCTGCTGTTACTATGGGAGAAAAAGAGGGTTCAATTCTTTCTAAAGAGAGTGCTTTAATTGAAAATCTTTTCAAATTGAAAAATATCAAAACTCATGATATTATGACTCCAAGAAGTGTTGTATTTGCTTTAAAATCAAGTGTTACAGTTGAAGAAGCTATTGAAGATGATAAAATGTATATTCACTCAAGAATACCAGTTTATGATGAAACAATAGATGATGTAATAGGTGTTGTATTTAATCAAACTATTTTAGAAGAGAGTGTTGAAGAAAGAGATGACACAATCATAAGAGATATTATGGTTCCTGTTCATAAAATATCAGAAAATGTACCTGTTTCTTCTTTAATTGACCAATTTGTTAATAGAAAAACACACCTTTTTATAGTTGAAGACAATTATGGACAAACAAGTGGTGTTGTAACTTTAGAAGATGCAATAGAAACTCTTTTAGGAGTTGAAATTGTTGATGAAATGGATGAAGTTGAAGATATGCAAGTTCTTGCAAAAAATAGATGTAAAATCCAAAATAAAATGTTTATTGATAAAAAAAGAATAGAAAAAAAATT